In Prosthecochloris sp. GSB1, the following proteins share a genomic window:
- a CDS encoding TIGR00341 family protein: MKLIEIIADDGSVKTVSAIAEKFKVRDFRLGLKDTEGMRLMRLVVTDDSVQQVLDALQSVLGAQTYAKLLVYPIEISLPKQTEEQEEKEAKATQAREALYKEVQKNSRLDLNYLVLVMLSTIVAAIGLIEDNVAVVIGAMVIAPLLGPNIAFGLGTALGDVSLMKNALKTLFSGVTLAVALSVIIGLLWPFPVGSPELLARTDVGLDSIALAFASGAAAALSLSTGLSSVLVGVMVAVALLPPAATFGLMLGHARPDLASGAALLFAVNVVSVNLACKLVFLIKGIQPRTWWEKEKAKKAMKAYLFVWVVTLLLLTLVISLRTVSIPV, from the coding sequence ATGAAACTCATTGAAATCATTGCCGACGACGGAAGCGTGAAAACGGTTTCGGCCATTGCGGAAAAGTTCAAGGTTCGCGATTTCCGCCTTGGCCTGAAGGATACCGAGGGCATGCGGTTGATGCGGCTGGTCGTGACTGACGACAGCGTGCAGCAGGTGCTCGATGCGCTGCAGAGCGTGCTCGGGGCGCAGACCTACGCCAAATTACTCGTTTATCCGATCGAGATTTCGCTGCCGAAACAGACCGAGGAGCAGGAGGAAAAAGAAGCGAAGGCCACGCAGGCCCGCGAAGCGCTGTACAAGGAAGTGCAGAAAAACTCGCGCCTCGACCTCAATTATCTCGTGCTCGTCATGCTTTCCACCATTGTGGCCGCGATCGGGCTCATCGAGGACAACGTCGCGGTAGTGATCGGGGCAATGGTGATCGCCCCACTGCTCGGACCGAACATCGCGTTCGGGCTCGGTACCGCCCTGGGGGATGTCTCACTGATGAAAAACGCGCTCAAAACGCTTTTTTCAGGGGTGACGCTTGCAGTCGCCCTGTCCGTCATTATCGGCCTGCTCTGGCCTTTTCCTGTCGGCAGTCCCGAGCTGCTCGCGCGGACCGACGTCGGGCTCGATTCGATAGCCCTGGCTTTCGCTTCGGGCGCGGCGGCGGCGCTCTCGCTCAGTACCGGCCTGTCGAGCGTATTGGTAGGGGTCATGGTCGCCGTGGCGCTGCTGCCCCCCGCCGCGACGTTCGGGCTTATGCTGGGTCATGCGCGTCCCGATCTCGCTTCCGGTGCTGCTCTGCTTTTTGCGGTGAACGTCGTGAGCGTCAATCTCGCCTGCAAGCTGGTATTTCTCATTAAGGGCATTCAACCGAGAACGTGGTGGGAAAAAGAAAAGGCGAAAAAAGCCATGAAGGCATATCTCTTTGTCTGGGTGGTAACCCTTCTGCTGCTCACCCTCGTCATCTCTCTGCGTACCGTTTCGATTCCGGTGTGA